The Sphingobacterium bambusae genome includes a window with the following:
- a CDS encoding RNA-binding S4 domain-containing protein — MGAVTEKEKLRIDKYLWAIRIFKTRSLATEACKAGRIKLNGQNVKASAVVKIGDVYTIQKGPERKVVLVTGLLERRVDAKTAVQFYQDQTPVEETYAFKSVFQAPVLKRDRGTGRPTKKDRREIDDLKTDWWDDEEKE; from the coding sequence ATGGGAGCTGTAACCGAGAAAGAGAAACTGAGAATAGACAAATACTTATGGGCCATACGAATCTTTAAAACGAGAAGTTTGGCCACCGAGGCCTGCAAAGCAGGACGCATCAAGCTTAATGGGCAGAATGTAAAGGCTTCTGCTGTCGTCAAAATTGGTGACGTCTATACGATACAAAAAGGACCAGAGCGTAAAGTGGTGTTGGTAACTGGATTGTTGGAGCGCCGTGTTGATGCGAAGACCGCGGTACAGTTTTATCAGGACCAAACACCAGTCGAGGAAACTTATGCTTTCAAATCCGTCTTCCAAGCGCCTGTTCTTAAACGAGATCGTGGCACCGGAAGACCAACCAAGAAAGATCGACGCGAGATCGACGACCTCAAGACAGATTGGTGGGACGACGAAGAGAAAGAATAG
- a CDS encoding 2,3,4,5-tetrahydropyridine-2,6-dicarboxylate N-succinyltransferase codes for MELELQKLQKLVEDAWEDRKLLEYKEYFEAISVVIQKLDEGELRVAEPIGTRWHVNDWIKKAVILYFPIREMKEIDNGPFVYFDKMKLKTNYKELGVRVVPGASARYGAYLSKGVIMMPSYVNIGAYVDEGTMVDTWATVGSCAQIGKHVHLSGGVGIGGVLEPVQAAPVIIEDNVFVGSRAIVVEGIRVETEAVLGANVVLTASTKIIDVSGPEPVEYKGYVPARSVVIPGSYTKKFAAGEYQVPCALIIGQRKESTDKKTSLNDALRDHNVAV; via the coding sequence ATGGAATTGGAATTACAGAAACTGCAGAAGCTTGTTGAAGACGCTTGGGAAGACAGAAAACTATTAGAATATAAAGAATACTTCGAAGCCATCAGTGTGGTTATCCAAAAATTGGACGAGGGCGAGCTTCGTGTTGCCGAGCCTATCGGTACACGCTGGCATGTAAACGACTGGATCAAGAAAGCCGTTATCCTGTACTTCCCTATCCGGGAAATGAAAGAAATTGACAATGGTCCGTTTGTGTATTTCGATAAAATGAAATTGAAAACGAACTACAAAGAATTGGGCGTTCGTGTTGTTCCTGGAGCAAGTGCACGCTACGGCGCATACCTTTCCAAAGGCGTAATCATGATGCCTTCTTACGTGAATATCGGTGCATATGTGGATGAAGGCACGATGGTAGATACTTGGGCAACTGTAGGTTCTTGTGCACAGATCGGGAAACATGTACACTTAAGTGGTGGTGTTGGTATCGGCGGTGTTCTTGAACCTGTGCAGGCTGCACCGGTGATCATCGAAGACAATGTCTTTGTCGGTTCTCGTGCCATTGTCGTGGAAGGTATCCGCGTAGAGACCGAAGCCGTTTTGGGCGCAAATGTGGTATTGACAGCATCGACAAAGATTATAGATGTTTCCGGGCCTGAGCCTGTAGAATACAAAGGCTATGTCCCTGCACGCTCGGTTGTTATTCCGGGATCATACACTAAGAAATTTGCAGCAGGAGAATACCAAGTTCCTTGTGCGCTAATCATCGGTCAACGTAAAGAATCGACGGACAAAAAAACGTCGCTGAACGATGCTTTACGCGACCACAACGTCGCTGTCTAA
- a CDS encoding L-threonylcarbamoyladenylate synthase: MQRAFVDREDVNKALDTLKNGGLILYPTDTIWGIGCDATNKEAVEKVFALKGRDKSKSLIVLLHNDNQLASYVQDIPEVAYELIEYTEKPLTIVYSKAKNLAENALAEDGSIGIRIVRHPFCEQLLQRFRKPIISTSANISGASSPTCFDDISEEILSGVDYVVTYGQREKGDGKSSTVMKIDPSGKFEFLRK, translated from the coding sequence ATGCAACGCGCATTCGTCGATAGAGAAGATGTGAATAAAGCCCTCGATACGTTGAAAAACGGAGGGCTAATTCTTTATCCTACGGATACGATTTGGGGTATTGGTTGCGATGCTACCAATAAAGAAGCCGTTGAAAAGGTTTTCGCCTTAAAAGGCCGCGACAAAAGCAAAAGCTTGATCGTGCTGTTACACAACGACAATCAACTGGCTAGCTACGTTCAGGATATTCCGGAGGTAGCCTACGAACTGATTGAATATACAGAAAAGCCCCTAACGATCGTTTATTCGAAAGCAAAGAACTTAGCGGAGAACGCGCTTGCGGAAGATGGAAGCATAGGCATCCGTATTGTACGTCACCCTTTTTGCGAACAATTGTTACAGCGTTTTCGCAAGCCTATTATTTCAACGAGTGCGAATATTAGCGGTGCAAGTTCTCCAACATGTTTTGACGATATTTCGGAAGAGATTTTAAGCGGCGTAGATTACGTAGTAACATATGGTCAGCGAGAAAAAGGAGATGGAAAGTCGTCGACCGTGATGAAAATCGATCCGAGTGGAAAATTTGAGTTTTTACGTAAATAG
- a CDS encoding DUF4920 domain-containing protein has protein sequence MKKIIGMLICTFVALNMSFAQQQITPAKKGVQYGKKIDAQNAISVADLEKKLQANDNFNGKITGEVVEVCKKKGCFLTLKRADGESVMVRFTDYGYFVPADIVGKKIAVEGRAKMKETSVEWLQHYAEDKGASKEEIAKITKPKTDISIVADGVVVL, from the coding sequence ATGAAAAAAATCATCGGTATGCTCATCTGCACATTTGTGGCATTGAACATGAGCTTTGCGCAACAGCAGATTACACCTGCTAAGAAAGGCGTGCAATACGGCAAAAAGATTGACGCTCAAAACGCCATTTCTGTTGCCGATCTGGAGAAAAAATTGCAGGCTAACGACAACTTCAACGGAAAAATAACGGGCGAAGTAGTAGAGGTTTGCAAAAAGAAAGGTTGTTTTTTAACGCTCAAACGCGCTGACGGCGAGTCCGTGATGGTTCGTTTTACAGATTATGGATATTTTGTTCCTGCCGACATTGTAGGCAAGAAAATAGCCGTTGAAGGTCGGGCAAAAATGAAAGAAACATCGGTAGAATGGTTACAGCACTACGCAGAGGACAAAGGCGCTTCAAAAGAAGAAATTGCTAAAATCACTAAACCGAAAACGGATATTAGCATCGTTGCGGATGGTGTTGTGGTTCTTTAA
- the folP gene encoding dihydropteroate synthase, whose product MMHLQTKATQSLNIGGQLVSFDRPLIMGILNVTPDSFFDGGQHNDIAQAIAKAEQLLDDGVDILDIGAYSSRPGAALISSQEEMDRALPIIRLLHQRHPNVKLSIDTFRADVAEEAVKAGAHIINDVSGGTIDERMFSTVAALQVPYILMHMRGLPENMQQMTEYDDIVVDVATFLGEKLSELRALGVKDIILDPGFGFAKTIAQNHELLHRVDELHYFGLPLLGGISRKSMIYKKLHISAQESLPGTIALNTLLLNKGVQILRVHDVKATKQVVDLLY is encoded by the coding sequence ATGATGCACTTACAGACCAAAGCGACACAATCGCTGAATATAGGCGGACAGCTCGTCAGCTTCGACCGTCCGCTGATTATGGGTATTTTGAATGTGACCCCCGATTCCTTTTTTGATGGAGGCCAGCATAATGACATTGCGCAGGCCATAGCCAAAGCAGAACAGCTTTTGGACGATGGTGTGGACATCTTGGATATCGGCGCCTATTCGTCGCGTCCTGGTGCGGCGTTAATTAGTTCGCAGGAAGAGATGGATAGAGCGTTACCGATTATCCGCTTATTACATCAACGGCACCCAAACGTCAAACTTTCTATTGATACGTTCCGTGCCGATGTGGCGGAGGAAGCGGTGAAAGCGGGCGCACATATCATCAATGATGTCTCTGGCGGTACCATAGATGAACGGATGTTCAGCACTGTAGCAGCTCTGCAGGTACCATACATTCTGATGCATATGCGCGGCTTACCCGAAAACATGCAGCAAATGACCGAATACGATGATATCGTGGTTGATGTAGCAACTTTTCTAGGCGAGAAGCTGAGCGAGCTACGAGCGCTGGGGGTGAAAGATATCATCCTAGACCCGGGCTTTGGCTTTGCCAAGACCATCGCACAGAACCACGAATTACTACATCGCGTTGATGAGCTACATTATTTCGGTCTACCCCTCTTGGGGGGCATCTCGCGAAAATCCATGATTTACAAAAAACTGCATATCAGCGCGCAGGAATCGTTGCCTGGAACCATAGCGCTCAACACCTTGCTGTTAAACAAAGGCGTGCAAATACTACGTGTACATGATGTGAAAGCAACCAAACAGGTCGTGGATTTATTATACTAA